In Helianthus annuus cultivar XRQ/B chromosome 8, HanXRQr2.0-SUNRISE, whole genome shotgun sequence, a single genomic region encodes these proteins:
- the LOC110872136 gene encoding putative phospholipid-transporting ATPase 9: protein MGTGRKKRLHFSKIYSFKCGRNRFEDDHSQIGGPGFSRVVYCNETGVSEAASQSYADNYVRSTKYTPMTFLPKSLFEQFRRVANFYFLVTGILSFTELAPYSAVSAILPLIVVIGATMVKEGIEDWQRQKQDHEVNNRKVKVHVGGGEFKTREWKNLRVGDVVKVEKDEFFPADLLLLSSSYEDAVCYVETMNLDGETNLKLKQSLDATSTVHNDSDFNTFRATVKCEDPNASLYTFVGTMEYQEQQYALSPQQLLLRDSKLRNTDYIYGVVIFTGHDTKVIQNSTEAPSKRSGIERRMDTIIYFLFFILFLMAFLGSVYFGIVTKRDLDGDRQKRWYLGPDRAKIFFDPNRAPAAAIYHFLTALLLYSYLIPISLYVSIEIVKVLQTIFINNDIHMYYEEADKPAHARTSNLTEELGQIDTILSDKTGTLTCNSMEFIKCSVAGTAYGRGVTEVERAMAKRTGSPLIVNGRDQLNDENTDDDSTLSVKGYNFEDERITNGYWIHEPHSDVIQKFFRLLAICHTAIPDVDEETGKVTYEAESPDEAAFVIAARELGFEFYKRTQTTVSFMELDPVTKKQVERTYELLNVLEFNSARKRMSVIVRDDTGKLLLLCKGADSVMFDRLAKNGREFEESTKEHVNEYADAGLRTLILAYRELTEEEYKEFNEKFTEAKNSVSVDRDELIDEATEGIEKDLILLGATAVEDKLQKGVPECIDKLAQAGIKIWVLTGDKMETAINIGFACSLLRQGMKQIIITLESPEIIAAEKDGDKTVISKVSKESVKKQILAGKAQLTASTTDPFALIIDGKSLAYALHDDIKNTFLELAVGCASVICCRSSPKQKALVTRLVKEGTGKTTLAIGDGANDVGMLQEADIGIGISGVEGMQAVMSSDIAIAQFRFLERLLLVHGHWCYRRISSMICYFFYKNIVFGTTVFLYEAYASFSGQPAYNDWYLSLYNVFFTSLPAIALGVFDQDVSARFCLKFPLLYQEGVQNTLFRWRRIFGWMLNGLASGVIIFFLCIRSLDPESYRKNGKTAGMEVVGATIYTCVVWVANCQMALAVSYFTLIQHVFIWGGIILWYLFLLAYGAMPTSISTTAYKVFVETLVPAPSYWVVTLFVVIAALVPYFCYKAVQMRFFPAYHGMIQWIRYEGNTDDPEYVNMVRQRSIRTTTVGFTARSIARDNNLYHLNLERQAPK from the exons GCTCCTTACTCTGCTGTTAGTGCTATTCTTCCTTTGATTGTTGTCATTGGTGCTACTATGGTCAAAGAAGGTATTGAAGATTGGCAGAGGCAAAAACAG GATCATGAGGTCAAcaatcgaaaagtcaaagttcATGTAGGCGGAGGCGAATTCAAAACAAGAGAATGGAAAAATCTAAGAGTTGGAGATGTAGTTAAAGTCGAAAAAGACGAGTTCTTTCCTGCTGATCTTCTGTTGCTTTCATCAAGCTATGAAGACGCAGTATGTTACGTCGAAACAATGAATTTAGACGGCGAAACAAATCTGAAGCTAAAACAATCACTAGACGCAACTTCAACAGTTCATAACGATTCAGATTTCAACACGTTCAGAGCCACTGTCAAATGCGAAGATCCAAACGCAAGTTTGTACACTTTTGTCGGAACAATGGAGTATCAAGAACAGCAGTATGCACTTTCGCCACAACAGCTTCTGTTACGCGATTCAAAGCTTAGAAACACGGATTATATATACGGTGTTGTGATCTTCACGGGCCATGATACGAAAGTGATCCAAAACTCTACAGAAGCACCTTCGAAACGAAGTGGGATCGAAAGAAGAATGGATACCATCATCTATTTCTTGTTCTTTATCTTGTTTCTAATGGCGTTTCTCGGGTCGGTTTATTTCGGGATTGTTACGAAAAGGGATTTAGATGGTGAcagacagaaaagatggtatttGGGTCCGGATAGAGCAAAAATATTTTTCGACCCGAATAGAGCTCCAGCTGCAGCAATATATCATTTTCTCACTGCTTTGTTACTGTATAGTTACTTGATACCGATTTCGTTATATGTCTCTATCGAGATTGTGAAAGTGTTGCAGACGATTTTCATCAACAACGATATTCATATGTACTATGAAGAAGCGGATAAACCGGCTCACGCTAGAACCTCGAATTTGACCGAAGAACTTGGTCAAATCGACACGATTTTGTCGGATAAAACCGGGACGTTGACTTGTAACTCGATGGAGTTCATCAAGTGTTCGGTGGCCGGGACCGCGTACGGGCGTGGTGTTACGGAAGTTGAACGAGCTATGGCTAAACGAACGGGGTCTCCGTTAATCGTTAACGGTAGAGATCAGCTTAATGATGAGAATACCGATGATGATTCAACATTATCGGTTAAAGGGTATAACTTTGAGGATGAACGGATCACGAATGGGTACTGGATTCATGAACCGCATTCGGATGTGATTCAGAAGTTTTTTCGGTTGTTAGCTATTTGTCATACTGCGATACCTGATGTGGATGAAGAAACGGGAAAAGTTACGTATGAAGCTGAATCACCGGATGAGGCTGCTTTTGTTATCGCTGCAAGAGAGCTCGGGTTCGAGTTCTACAAACGGACGCAAACAACCGTTTCGTTTATGGAGTTAGATCCGGTCACCAAGAAACAAGTCGAAAG GACGTATGAGCTTTTAAACGTTTTAGAGTTCAACAGTGCACGAAAGAGAATGTCCGTTATTGTTCGGGACGACACTGGAAAGCTACTTTTACTATGCAAAGGCGCAGACAG TGTTATGTTCGATAGACTCGCTAAAAACGGGAGAGAATTCGAAGAGAGTACAAAAGAACACGTGAACGAGTATGCGGATGCAGGTTTAAGAACCTTAATTCTCGCTTATCGTGAACTCACCGAGGAAGAATACAAAGAGTTCAATGAAAAGTTCACGGAAGCCAAGAATTCGGTTAGTGTCGATCGCGATGAATTGATCGATGAAGCAACCGAAGGAATTGAAAAAGACTTGATACTTCTTGGCGCCACCGCCGTTGAGGACAAACTGCAAAAAGGG GTTCCGGAATGCATCGACAAACTGGCTCAAGCGGGAATCAAGATTTGGGTTCTCACCGGTGATAAAATGGAAACCGCCATCAATATCGG GTTTGCTTGTAGTTTGCTTAGACAAGGAATGAAACAGATTATTATAACGTTGGAGTCCCCGGAAATCATAGCAGCCGAAAAAGACGGGGACAAAACCGTAATTTCCAAGGTGTCGAAAGAGAGCGTTAAAAAGCAGATACTAGCCGGAAAGGCTCAGCTTACTGCTTCAACCACTGATCCGTTCGCACTCATCATTGATGGAAAATCTCTAGCGTACGCTCTCCATGACGACATTAAAAACACGTTTTTGGAGCTTGCGGTCGGTTGCGCGTCTGTCATCTGCTGTCGGTCTTCCCCTAAACAGAAAGCACTGGTTACGAGACTCGTGAAAGAAGGAACTGGAAAGACCACTTTAGCTATTGGTGACGGGGCGAATGATGTGGGAATGCTTCAAGAAGCTGACATTGGTATCGGGATTAGCGGTGTTGAAGGAATGCAGGCGGTTATGTCGAGTGATATCGCGATTGCTCAGTTTCGGTTTCTTGAACGGTTGCTGTTGGTGCATGGACATTGGTGTTACAGAAGAATTTCTTCAATG ATTTGCTACTTCTTCTACAAAAACATCGTATTCGGAACCACCGTATTCCTCTACGAAGCATACGCCTCCTTCTCAGGCCAACCCGCGTACAACGACTGGTACCTCTCTCTCTACAACGTCTTCTTCACATCACTCCCCGCCATCGCTTTAGGCGTGTTCGACCAAGACGTATCAGCTCGGTTCTGCCTCAAGTTCCCCTTACTATACCAAGAAGGCGTCCAAAACACACTCTTCCGCTGGCGCCGCATATTCGGCTGGATGCTCAACGGTCTAGCCAGCGGCGTCATAATCTTCTTCCTCTGCATCCGGTCCCTAGACCCCGAATCTTATCGAAAAAACGGAAAAACCGCGGGGATGGAAGTAGTGGGGGccacaatatacacatgtgtagtatggGTAGCTAACTGTCAAATGGCACTTGCAGTTAGTTATTTTACATTAATTCAACACGTGTTTATATGGGGTGGTATAATCCTGTGGTACTTGTTTTTACTGGCGTATGGCGCAATGCCGACGAGTATATCGACAACTGCTTACAAGGTGTTTGTTGAAACGCTTGTACCGGCGCCAAGTTATTGGGTTGTGACTTTATTTGTTGTGATAGCTGCATTGGTCCCGTACTTCTGTTATAAGGCGGTACAGATGCGGTTTTTCCCGGCTTACCATGGGATGATACAGTGGATTAGGTATGAAGGGAATACGGATGATCCGGAGTATGTTAACATGGTGAGGCAACGGTCGATAAGGACCACGACGGTTGGGTTTACGGCGAGGTCTATAGCGAGGGATAATAATTTGTATCACTTGAACTTGGAACGGCAAGCGCCTAAATGA